In Pseudomonas fakonensis, one DNA window encodes the following:
- a CDS encoding hemagglutinin repeat-containing protein, with amino-acid sequence MTHDSTSRPLRPDRLRWAIFLCLLAPPALHAAAPLQPASGPGGTPIINNAHGVPVIDIVAPNAGGLSHNQFLDYNVERQGLVLNNAVQAGQSQLAGALGANPQFRGQAASTILNEVISRHASLIEGPQEIFGHAADYILANPNGITLNGGSFINTTRAGFLVGTPVIEDQRIQYLDTLQADGALSVQAGGQSNLDGALDLIAPRIDSQGPLQAKNDLNLTAGRNRLDASSGEVLQHLPSTPSSIDASLFGAMRAGRISVRSTAEGAGVRVGGVELQADDSLSLHSAGDLQLTATQGKARQVEAHAGQNLILDADTRENVQRDREAWNKKAWFITTETYNRDRTQTDRTQQGTHLQASESLSLDAGSDLQLTSAELKAGTTLALHSGGDMVIEAGIDSRKVEEQVRHRKHLWRGDSDSEQYSESASASTLEGGTLVASAGHNLRVRASELRSQGDLQLQARQVEVGEQALSESGNQRDYRGDLVSGTFFGNRKGNDTQGSQAAGSTLRAEGKLEVAAEGMSIRGSTVSSGGDAVLYSNKAGLTVEAAYSTRQSQQHDRSSQVFGLTGKSSQSKSDSDEVLVSDVRSSSNLRLASADELKVKGATLAAGGKLELDAKGQLRLESAQASHSSESNEQQRYFTASARQTQHAQDGKPDSRQFEARVGYEVASVEQQQSATGQVASSLSGASVDLHSGAQLVASGAQVKATAGDLTLKAAEVQLNAAQASEQSSTVTTRSGGGLAVTGGIDRVGSAFEGHHNRDGLSESSTTAQASELKASGDLHLETAQLASEGAKVQADGQLLVNAGRIDNRAAADTTARETSSNHWQGSLGASIEYRDISRPIERLVEGREAARFQQAGIEDALAPPSVGADFAIEHLARRQTDSTSTARASQFSGAAVKVQADSIQDQGTHYSATNGQLRIDANQHQLLAASDQQRHEVHRTDVAGGLRVDTSTGEDINGRLEGKLGTLSDVQTTTLARPGSLLGQTGIQVQLGSDGRYEGTRIDAGSGPASLVSGGKLTLAAAHDRSTQGKSQLDASLWAKGGNRPGSTGLDARGYADYSTRESEDATAQVASVQAKGPVVLSSSADLSVEGARIGAAGDITLHSDGTVKVLAANSSHRASGNTLGGGLEVALTQGTGKGGGLGGHFTSAKVDEDSQQAVNAHFASQGSLQLTSLARDDQALQVQGLQASAARIGLDARNGGLLVEASSQRDWRNNLDVTAGAGLRLNRGETTDKDIRALHGRVQVAVDKRDNQTWNDSTLRADHIELNSRGDTRIEGARLEAERIEGKVGGDLLVASRKDRVDSLTVAVDGRLSQEKNPQGHINAASALAGPASGKVREKAGKALARSEPALSPTVKVQVSRQQRDSVTRQTTLAGSQGIDLKVGGDTRLVGARLQASEGSVALGSSTVTRETLTGSDSRRDVSVDLSNSPVDIGTALVGSFKDKGAAQGENALDLGLLRTSGYSRNTELTSSIDSKR; translated from the coding sequence ATGACCCATGACTCGACATCACGCCCGCTGCGCCCCGACCGCCTGCGCTGGGCAATTTTCCTCTGCCTGCTGGCACCGCCGGCCCTGCACGCCGCAGCCCCCTTGCAGCCGGCCAGTGGCCCCGGCGGCACACCGATCATCAACAATGCCCACGGCGTGCCGGTGATCGACATCGTCGCGCCCAACGCCGGAGGCCTATCGCACAACCAGTTCCTCGACTACAACGTCGAGCGCCAGGGCCTGGTGCTGAACAACGCCGTGCAGGCCGGCCAGTCGCAACTGGCCGGCGCGCTGGGCGCCAACCCGCAGTTCCGCGGCCAGGCTGCCTCGACCATCCTCAACGAGGTGATCAGCCGCCACGCCTCGCTGATCGAAGGCCCCCAGGAAATCTTCGGCCACGCCGCCGACTACATCCTGGCCAACCCCAACGGCATCACCCTCAACGGCGGCAGCTTCATCAACACCACCCGCGCAGGCTTTTTGGTCGGCACGCCGGTGATCGAGGACCAGCGCATCCAGTACCTCGACACCCTGCAGGCCGACGGCGCGCTTAGCGTGCAGGCCGGTGGCCAGAGCAACCTCGACGGCGCGCTCGACCTGATCGCCCCGCGCATCGACAGCCAGGGCCCCTTGCAAGCCAAGAACGACCTGAACCTCACCGCCGGCCGCAACCGCCTGGATGCCAGCTCCGGCGAAGTGCTGCAGCACCTGCCAAGCACCCCGTCGAGCATCGATGCCAGCCTGTTCGGTGCCATGCGCGCCGGGCGCATCAGCGTGCGCAGCACCGCCGAAGGCGCCGGCGTGCGGGTGGGCGGCGTCGAACTACAGGCCGACGACAGCCTCAGCTTGCACTCGGCCGGTGACCTGCAGCTCACCGCCACCCAGGGCAAGGCCCGGCAGGTCGAAGCCCATGCCGGGCAAAACCTGATACTCGACGCCGACACCCGCGAAAATGTGCAACGCGACCGCGAAGCCTGGAACAAGAAAGCCTGGTTCATCACCACCGAAACCTACAACCGTGACCGCACGCAAACCGACCGCACGCAACAAGGCACGCACTTGCAGGCCAGCGAAAGCCTGTCGCTCGACGCAGGCTCCGACCTGCAACTGACCTCTGCAGAATTGAAGGCCGGCACCACCCTGGCGCTGCACAGCGGTGGTGACATGGTGATCGAGGCCGGTATCGACAGCCGCAAGGTCGAGGAGCAGGTTCGCCACCGCAAGCACCTGTGGCGCGGGGACAGCGACAGCGAGCAGTACAGCGAAAGTGCCAGCGCCAGCACCCTGGAGGGCGGCACCCTGGTGGCCAGCGCGGGGCACAACCTGCGCGTACGCGCCAGCGAACTACGCAGCCAGGGCGACCTGCAACTGCAAGCTCGCCAGGTCGAGGTGGGCGAACAGGCACTCAGCGAAAGTGGCAACCAGCGTGATTACCGCGGCGACCTGGTGTCCGGCACGTTTTTCGGTAACCGCAAGGGTAACGACACCCAGGGCAGCCAGGCCGCCGGCAGCACGCTGCGGGCCGAAGGCAAGCTCGAGGTGGCAGCCGAAGGCATGAGTATTCGCGGTAGCACAGTCAGCAGCGGCGGCGACGCCGTGCTGTACAGCAACAAGGCCGGCTTGACCGTGGAAGCCGCCTATAGCACGCGGCAATCGCAGCAGCACGACCGTAGCAGCCAGGTGTTCGGGCTGACGGGGAAAAGCAGCCAGAGCAAGAGCGATAGTGACGAAGTGCTGGTCAGTGACGTGCGCTCCAGCAGCAACCTGCGCCTGGCCAGCGCCGACGAGCTGAAGGTCAAGGGCGCCACCCTCGCCGCAGGGGGCAAGCTCGAACTGGATGCCAAGGGCCAATTGCGCCTGGAAAGCGCGCAGGCCAGCCACAGCAGCGAGAGCAACGAGCAGCAGCGCTACTTCACCGCCAGCGCCCGGCAAACCCAGCATGCCCAGGACGGCAAACCCGACTCGCGGCAGTTCGAGGCCAGGGTCGGCTACGAGGTGGCCTCGGTCGAGCAGCAGCAATCCGCCACCGGGCAAGTCGCCAGCAGCCTGAGCGGCGCCAGCGTCGACCTGCACAGCGGCGCGCAACTGGTCGCCAGCGGCGCGCAGGTCAAGGCCACCGCCGGCGACCTGACGCTCAAGGCCGCCGAGGTGCAACTGAATGCGGCCCAGGCCAGCGAGCAAAGCAGCACGGTCACTACCCGCAGTGGCGGCGGCCTGGCCGTGACCGGCGGCATCGACCGCGTGGGCAGCGCCTTCGAAGGCCACCACAACCGCGACGGCCTCAGCGAAAGCAGCACCACGGCGCAGGCCAGCGAGCTGAAAGCCAGCGGCGACTTGCACCTTGAGACCGCGCAGCTGGCCAGCGAAGGGGCCAAGGTGCAGGCCGACGGCCAACTGCTGGTGAATGCCGGGCGCATCGACAACCGCGCCGCCGCCGACACCACTGCGCGCGAAACCTCCAGCAACCATTGGCAGGGCAGCCTGGGCGCCAGCATCGAATACCGGGATATTTCCCGGCCCATCGAGCGCCTGGTCGAAGGGCGCGAGGCGGCGCGCTTCCAGCAGGCCGGTATCGAAGATGCCCTGGCGCCCCCCAGCGTGGGCGCAGACTTTGCCATCGAGCACCTGGCACGCCGGCAAACCGACAGCACCAGCACGGCCCGGGCCAGCCAGTTCAGCGGCGCGGCAGTGAAGGTGCAAGCCGACAGCATCCAGGACCAGGGCACCCACTACAGCGCCACCAACGGCCAGTTGCGCATCGACGCCAACCAGCATCAGTTGCTGGCAGCCAGCGACCAGCAGCGCCACGAGGTGCACCGTACCGATGTGGCGGGCGGCCTGCGGGTCGACACCAGCACCGGCGAGGACATCAACGGCCGCCTCGAAGGCAAGCTCGGCACCTTGAGCGACGTGCAGACCACCACCCTCGCCCGCCCGGGCAGCCTGCTCGGCCAGACCGGCATCCAGGTGCAACTGGGTAGCGATGGCCGTTACGAAGGCACGCGCATAGACGCAGGCAGCGGCCCGGCCAGCCTCGTCAGCGGCGGCAAGCTGACCCTGGCCGCCGCCCATGACCGCAGCACTCAAGGCAAGAGCCAACTGGACGCCAGCCTGTGGGCCAAAGGCGGCAACCGCCCCGGCAGCACCGGGCTGGATGCGCGCGGGTACGCCGACTACAGCACCCGCGAAAGCGAAGATGCCACGGCCCAGGTCGCCAGCGTACAGGCCAAGGGCCCGGTGGTGTTGAGCAGCAGCGCCGACCTCAGCGTGGAGGGTGCGCGCATCGGGGCCGCAGGCGATATCACCCTGCATAGCGACGGCACAGTGAAGGTGCTGGCCGCCAACAGCAGCCACCGGGCCAGCGGCAACACCCTGGGTGGCGGCCTGGAGGTGGCGCTGACCCAAGGCACCGGCAAGGGCGGCGGCCTGGGTGGCCACTTCACCAGCGCCAAGGTGGATGAAGACAGCCAGCAGGCGGTGAACGCCCATTTCGCAAGCCAGGGCAGCCTGCAGCTCACCAGCCTTGCCCGTGATGACCAGGCCCTGCAGGTGCAAGGGTTGCAGGCCAGCGCCGCGCGAATTGGCCTGGACGCACGCAATGGCGGCTTGCTGGTGGAGGCCTCCAGTCAACGGGACTGGCGCAACAACCTCGACGTCACCGCCGGCGCAGGCCTGCGCCTGAACCGTGGCGAAACCACCGACAAGGACATCCGCGCCCTGCACGGCCGGGTGCAGGTAGCCGTGGACAAGCGCGACAACCAGACCTGGAACGACAGCACCCTGCGCGCCGACCACATCGAGCTGAACAGCCGCGGCGACACCCGCATCGAGGGCGCAAGGCTTGAGGCCGAGCGTATCGAGGGCAAGGTGGGCGGCGACCTGCTGGTGGCCAGCCGCAAGGACCGGGTCGACAGCCTGACGGTCGCCGTCGACGGGCGCCTGAGCCAGGAGAAGAACCCCCAGGGCCATATCAATGCCGCCAGTGCGCTGGCCGGGCCCGCCTCGGGCAAGGTGCGGGAAAAGGCCGGCAAGGCCCTGGCCCGCAGCGAGCCTGCACTCTCCCCCACCGTCAAGGTGCAGGTCAGTCGCCAGCAGCGCGACAGCGTCACCCGGCAGACCACCCTGGCCGGCAGCCAGGGCATCGACCTGAAAGTCGGCGGCGATACCCGCCTGGTGGGCGCCCGGTTGCAGGCCAGTGAAGGCAGCGTGGCGCTGGGCAGCAGCACTGTCACCCGCGAAACCCTGACCGGCAGCGATTCGCGCCGGGATGTGTCGGTGGACCTGAGCAACTCGCCGGTCGATATCGGCACTGCCCTGGTTGGCAGCTTCAAGGACAAGGGCGCCGCGCAGGGTGAAAACGCCCTCGACCTGGGCCTGCTGCGCACCAGCGGCTACAGCCGCAACACCGAGCTGACCTCGAGCATCGACAGCAAGCGTTAA